One Helicoverpa armigera isolate CAAS_96S chromosome 12, ASM3070526v1, whole genome shotgun sequence DNA window includes the following coding sequences:
- the LOC110383945 gene encoding zinc finger MIZ domain-containing protein 1, with the protein MSGGGENAQFGATAAMVAAATTAAMQDSQPFSQMQNNMTMGNPQYGAMNGYGQQRSHNPAMTGMGMGGNGGMNGMTSMGQMGNAGMNGMNPMAQMANMGMHANMMPSQMGPGQMSSSAKMGPGYQRRHTPYPSGTMLMGQRKTQYMSGQPGFGPTQYPAGYGGRPGFQGQYPPQQPLGPSGNFGAAMRGTMRQSTPPYSNQGQYFNGGVPSQFPQHQNSNAQYGGQYGGQFAQEVAMRTNMSYQHSPVPGNPTPPLTPASSMPPYISPNGDVKPHFNELKPPMGMQNDELRLTFPVRDGIILPPFRLEHNLAVSNHVFQLKPTVHSTLIWRSDLELQLKCFHHEDRQMNTNWPASVQVSVNATPLVIDRGENKTSHKPLYLKEVCQPGRNTIQITVSACCCSHLFVLQLVHRPSVRSVLQGLLRKRLLTADHCIAKIKMNFNQTPTNGSNGSNTANDRDSVEQTALKVSLKCPITFKKITLPARGHECKHIQCFDLESYLQLNCERGSWRCPVCNKPAQLEGLEVDQYMWGILNTLNSSDVDEVTIDSGANWKATKIANNTGIKQEEDSSDGSVGKRSKAVSPGSMNMPTMNNWDMNQALSPYLPPDMNTIASGSMISSYNQNGQNRNSSSNNQNYDFGMNNGPGSNEFAGNGPLSHLNESVNSLDPLNAMEKSLNDQMPHTPHTPHTPGSAHTPGGGGAHTPGSSHTPGPPSVDHHSLTDVDIPADLNFDPAAVIDGEGTDNLNLLPETSVDPMELLSYLDAPALGELLATPPSSSSSAGSHPPRAPSSDDLLALFE; encoded by the exons ATGAGCGGCGGGGGCGAGAACGCGCAGTTCGGCGCCACCGCCGCAATGGTCGCCGCGGCCACCACGGCCGCGATGCAGGACTCGCAGCCTTTCTCGCAG ATGCAAAACAACATGACTATGGGAAATCCCCAATATGGCGCGATGAATGGCTACGGTCAACAACGCAGCCATAACCCAGCCATGACTGGGATGGGGATGGGAGGTAACGGCGGGATGAACGGAATGACCAGCATGGGACAGATGGGAAACGCTGGTATGAATGGCATGAACCCAATGGCGCAGATGGCTAACATGGGTATGCACGCCAACATGATGCCGTCCCAGATGGGGCCTGGACAAATGAGCAGCTCGGCAAAGATGGGACCGGGATATCAAAGGCGACATACGCCATATCCATCCGGTACCATGCTCATGGGCCAGCGAAAGACGCAGTACATGAGTGGGCAGCCCGGTTTTGGGCCAACTCAGTACCCTGCAGGGTACGGCGGTAGACCAGGCTTCCAAGGGCAGTACCCACCGCAGCAACCATTAGGGCCGAGCGGAAACTTCGGTGCAGCGATGAGAGGAACAATGAGACAGTCAACACCGCCGTACTCGAACCAGGGGCAGTACTTCAATGGTGGTGTGCCAAGCCAGTTCCCTCAGCATCAGAATAGTAATGCGCAATATGGTGGGCAATACGGTGGCCAGTTCGCGCAAGAGGTAGCAATGCGCACCAACATGAGTTATCAACACAGTCCGGTTCCTGGTAATCCAACGCCCCCGCTAACGCCCGCAAGCAGTATGCCCCCTTACATCAGTCCTAATGGTGATGTGAAACCCCACTTCAACGAGCTCAAACCACCTATGGGCATGCAAA ATGACGAGCTCCGGTTAACATTCCCCGTAAGAGATGGTATTATATTACCACCATTTAGATTAGAACATAATTTAGCAGTTAGCAATCatgtatttcaattaaaacccACGGTCCATTCAACGTTAATATGGAG ATCGGACCTTGAGTTGCAATTAAAATGCTTCCACCATGAGGATAGACAGATGAACACCAACTGGCCTGCAAGTGTTCAAGTGTCGGTCAACGCGACTCCATTAGTTATAGATAGAGGAGAGAACAAAACATCACACAAACCATTGTACCTGAAAGAAGTGTGCCAGCCAGGCCGAAACACGATACAAATCACCGTCTCAGCTTGCTGTTGT tcaCATCTGTTTGTATTACAATTAGTGCATCGGCCGAGCGTACGAAGTGTATTGCAAGGCCTATTAAGAAAACGCCTATTAACAGCAGACCACTGCATCGCGAAAATCAAGATGAACTTCAATCAGACACCGACGAACGGTAGCAATGGATCTAACACAGCTAACGACAGGGACAGCGTTGAACAAACAGCTTTAAAAGTATCGTTAAAATGTCCAATCACGTTTAAAAAGATCACACTACCGGCACGTGGGCATGAATGTAAACACATACAATGCTTCGATCTCGAGTCATATTTACAACTTAACTGTGAACGAGGGTCATGGCGGTGTCCGGTTTGCAA caaaCCAGCACAGTTAGAAGGTTTGGAAGTTGATCAATACATGTGGGGTATCCTTAATACGTTGAACAGTTCAGATGTAGATGAAGTAACGATCGATAGCGGTGCTAACTGGAAAGCAACTAAGATCGCCAACAATACTGGAATAAAG CAAGAAGAAGATAGCAGTGATGGTAGCGTCGGAAAACGCAGTAAAGCGGTATCACCGGGATCCATGAACATGCCAACGATGAACAACTGGGACATGAACCAAGCTCTATCACCATACCTTCCTCCAGACATGAACACAATCGCTAGTGGCTCAATGATCTCTTCATACAACCAGAACGGACAGAATAGAAATTCAAGTTCGAACAATCAGAATTACGACTTTGGTATGAATAATGGGCCTGGCAGTAACGAGTTTGCAGGAAACGGACCTCTTTCACATCTGAATGAGAGCGTCAACTCATTAGATCCTCTCAACGCAATGGAGAAGAGCCTCAACGATCAG ATGCCGCATACGCCCCATACACCGCACACGCCTGGGTCGGCGCACACGCCGGGCGGCGGTGGCGCGCATACGCCCGGCTCGTCACACACGCCGGGTCCGCCGTCCGTAGACCATCACTCGCTCACAGATGTCGACATACCCGCCGACCTCAACTTCGATCCCGCCGCCGTCATAGATGGAGAAGGGACAGATAATCTCAAT TTATTGCCGGAGACAAGCGTGGACCCGATGGAGCTGTTGTCGTACTTAGACGCGCCGGCACTCGGTGAGCTACTAGCGACGCCGCCGTCATCATCGTCGTCGGCGGGCAGCCACCCGCCACGAGCGCCATCCTCCGACGACCTCCTAGCGCTGTTCGAGTGA